A stretch of the Duncaniella dubosii genome encodes the following:
- a CDS encoding RagB/SusD family nutrient uptake outer membrane protein, whose product MKKYISLALIVLTAVITVSCDNYIDVMPKGMRIPKTLAEYEALLRYEYAVNYLPSLQDQYLLNDRFVGANNCRNVDDLRTAHYMWKDSRDRTELNASAEDVFDNGYGIIGIANTIIEEVPGATEATEAQKAEVMAYAYAIRAFVLFQVVNYYADAYTPEKAAATPGIPLIYSGGLGSPWHQGSVKEVYDQILADFNKAIELGIPETSMTAIHPNRAAVEGGLARVYLSMRDYDKALSHAEAALKLHGELFDWLEFYNSYKERIENPEDYTAITSPMAHTCVENLWFCSGNGNPNYPCRDMDISIERAARFEQGDMKFLVRWKKYQSSTDLYYQGILSGYYNLAGIATPEVYMIKAECQARNGAVDDAMQTLDILRKSRIHPDFYQPSSASTTAEAIELIRRTKDNEMMNTMIPFIDMKRYNAEGTYARTLTKEFDGQRYELKPDSHLWTMVFPANAINRPGNGVLTQNSK is encoded by the coding sequence ATGAAAAAATATATCTCGTTAGCCCTCATTGTGCTGACTGCCGTTATCACTGTCAGCTGCGACAATTATATCGATGTGATGCCTAAGGGCATGCGTATACCTAAAACTCTTGCCGAATATGAGGCGCTGTTGCGCTATGAGTATGCGGTGAACTATCTGCCGTCGCTTCAGGACCAGTATCTGCTCAACGACCGTTTTGTCGGAGCTAATAATTGCCGTAATGTCGATGACCTTCGTACGGCACACTACATGTGGAAAGATTCGCGCGACAGAACCGAACTCAACGCCTCGGCTGAAGATGTGTTTGACAACGGCTATGGAATCATCGGCATAGCTAATACAATCATCGAGGAAGTGCCCGGTGCGACTGAGGCGACAGAGGCTCAGAAAGCAGAGGTCATGGCCTATGCATACGCCATCCGCGCATTTGTACTGTTTCAAGTGGTGAACTATTATGCCGATGCCTATACTCCTGAAAAAGCCGCCGCCACTCCAGGTATACCGTTGATTTATAGCGGCGGTCTCGGGTCTCCGTGGCATCAGGGATCTGTAAAGGAGGTCTATGATCAGATTCTTGCCGACTTCAACAAGGCTATTGAACTCGGAATCCCGGAGACGTCAATGACTGCCATCCATCCCAACCGTGCTGCCGTCGAAGGTGGGCTGGCACGTGTCTACCTTTCGATGCGTGACTATGACAAGGCTCTGTCGCATGCAGAAGCAGCTCTTAAACTGCACGGAGAACTGTTTGACTGGCTTGAGTTCTATAACAGCTACAAGGAGCGTATTGAAAATCCGGAAGACTATACGGCTATCACATCGCCGATGGCGCACACATGTGTGGAAAATCTGTGGTTCTGTTCCGGTAACGGCAATCCGAACTATCCTTGCCGCGACATGGACATTTCAATCGAGCGTGCAGCCAGATTTGAACAGGGCGATATGAAATTTCTCGTAAGATGGAAAAAATACCAGTCATCGACCGACCTTTACTATCAGGGCATTCTGAGCGGTTATTACAATCTTGCAGGTATCGCTACGCCGGAAGTATATATGATTAAGGCTGAGTGTCAGGCTCGAAATGGTGCGGTAGACGATGCGATGCAGACTCTCGACATTCTCCGTAAGTCGCGCATACATCCCGATTTCTATCAGCCCTCGTCGGCTTCGACTACCGCTGAAGCTATCGAGCTTATACGCCGTACTAAAGACAACGAGATGATGAACACCATGATTCCCTTCATCGACATGAAGCGCTATAATGCCGAAGGAACCTATGCGCGGACTCTTACGAAAGAATTCGACGGACAGCGCTATGAACTCAAGCCGGATTCTCATCTTTGGACAATGGTTTTTCCGGCCAATGCGATAAATCGTCCGGGCAATGGAGTCCTTACTCAAAACAGCAAGTAG